Proteins from a genomic interval of Antedon mediterranea chromosome 5, ecAntMedi1.1, whole genome shotgun sequence:
- the LOC140049890 gene encoding uncharacterized protein, producing the protein RYTSLGHHTLPGHHTSQGHHTSPGHHTSPGHHTSPGHHTSPGHHTSPGHHKSPGHHKSPGHHKSPGHHKSPGHHTSPGHHTSPGHHTSPGHHTSPGHHTSPGHHKSPGHHTSLGHHTSPGHHTLPGHHTSPGHHKSPGHHTSLGHHTSPGHHTLPGHHTSKGHHTSQGHHTSPGHHTSPGHHTLPGHHISKGHHTSQGHHTSPGHHTSPGHHTSPGHHTSQGHHTSPGHHTSQGHHTSQGHHTSPGHHDNLN; encoded by the coding sequence AGGTACACATCACTAGGTCACCACACATTACCAGGTCACCACACATCACAAGGTCACCATACTTCACCAGGTCACCACACATCACCAGGTCACCACACATCACCAGGTCACCACACATCACCAGGTCACCACACATCACCAGGTCACCACAAATCACCAGGTCACCACAAATCACCAGGTCACCACAAATCACCAGGTCACCACAAATCACCAGGTCACCACACATCACCAGGTCACCACACATCACCAGGTCACCACACTTCACCAGGTCACCACACTTCACCAGGTCACCACACATCACCAGGTCACCACAAATCACCAGGTCACCACACATCACTAGGTCACCACACATCACCAGGTCACCACACATTACCAGGTCACCACACTTCACCAGGTCACCACAAATCACCAGGTCACCACACATCACTAGGTCACCACACATCACCAGGTCACCACACATTACCAGGTCACCACACTTCAAAAGGTCACCACACATCACAAGGTCACCACACATCACCAGGTCACCACACATCACCAGGTCACCACACATTACCAGGTCACCACATTTCAAAAGGTCACCACACATCACAAGGTCACCACACATCACCAGGTCACCACACATCACCAGGTCACCACACATCACCAGGTCACCACACATCACAAGGTCACCATACTTCACCAGGTCACCACACATCACAAGGTCACCACACATCACAAGGTCACCACACTTCACCAGGTCACCACGATAATCTTAATTAA
- the LOC140050225 gene encoding dynein axonemal heavy chain 12-like: MEAAADPPLTSQGLIDVINGGQPVSRLQELLKQGADVNQPQSSMQLRPIHHAVYKNKPDYMMCLIENGADIELSDKCGFRPLHIAARYGSRDALTVLLDHSADVNALDMTSCPALHLALYKGHTDIVERLLKFGANPNYKHRHFGHEIFQVRSDLPDCFEVLLKYGADSDVRDRNGMTPLHIAAQTGNILFVFLLLRYGANPNVITIPPSRNRVTPLRLAVVGEEKGIVELLLKHGADPNLSDSQLNTPLHRVAAQGNLEIAKLLLIHGADINSCNHRKCQPIHRACSMCDDTDMLRLLIKYGANPNAQTESGETPMQYVLLKLQSFFNNDLEAMDSMCGEKLRILINNGAVWTLSFSRDDPFTLLPLLIGLPYISETASVVIEGSDIVCLYDSNGNIPEKLQEPLRSHLITMNDTPRSLKHLSRLFIRDYFGRNDLSKLSSLPLPKQIIRYLMYE, translated from the coding sequence ATGGAAGCCGCAGCAGATCCTCCGCTGACATCTCAAGGGTTGATAGACGTCATCAATGGCGGGCAACCAGTCAGCAGGTTGCAAGAGCTTTTAAAACAAGGAGCTGATGTCAACCAACCTCAGAGCTCAATGCAGCTGCGGCCAATCCACCATGCTGTGTATAAAAACAAACCGGACTACATGATGTGCTTGATAGAAAACGGCGCGGATATCGAGCTATCAGACAAGTGTGGTTTCAGACCTCTCCACATCGCAGCACGATATGGCAGTCGTGATGCTCTCACCGTTCTTCTGGATCACAGTGCTGACGTCAACGCGCTGGACATGACCAGTTGCCCCGCTTTGCATCTTGCTTTATACAAAGGACATACAGACATTGTTGAACGACTGCTAAAATTTGGCGCTAATCCTAACTACAAACATCGCCACTTTGGGCACGAAATTTTTCAGGTGCGATCGGATTTACCAGACTGTTTCGAAGTTCTGTTGAAATATGGGGCCGATTCCGATGTACGCGACCGAAATGGAATGACGCCTCTACATATCGCTGCACAGACTGGAAATATCTTATTTGTCTTCCTGTTACTACGGTACGGTGCGAATCCAAATGTTATCACAATACCTCCGTCAAGGAATCGTGTGACTCCTCTTCGACTAGCAGTCGTCGGTGAAGAAAAGGGAATTGTTGAGTTGCTTCTGAAACATGGCGCGGATCCGAACTTGAGCGATTCGCAACTGAACACTCCTCTACACAGAGTTGCGGCACAAGGAAACCTTGAGATCGCCAAACTACTTCTAATTCACGGTGCTGACATCAATTCATGTAATCATCGTAAATGTCAACCAATCCACAGAGCATGCTCCATGTGTGACGACACCGACATGCTCCGGTTATTAATCAAATATGGAGCGAATCCAAATGCGCAGACTGAAAGTGGGGAAACACCGATGCAATACGTCTTGCTGAAGTTGCAAAGCTTCTTCAATAACGATTTGGAAGCCATGGATAGCATGTGTGGCGAAAAATTAAGGATTCTTATTAACAACGGAGCCGTCTGGACATTAAGTTTCAGTCGAGATGACCCATTTACCCTCCTACCACTTCTGATTGGTTTACCATACATATCAGAGACAGCGAGTGTTGTGATTGAAGGATCAGATATTGTTTGTCTTTATGACAGCAATGGCAACATTCCAGAGAAGCTGCAAGAGCCTCTAAGATCACACCTGATTACAATGAACGATACTCCCCGGTCTTTGAAACATCTCTCCAGGTTGTTTATTCGCGACTATTTTGGCCGAAATGACTTATCAAAGTTAAGTTCGCTTCCACTACCAAAGCAAATCATTCGCTATCTTATGTACGAATAA
- the LOC140049892 gene encoding uncharacterized protein, with protein MGFSSRNQWLRPVDGYSEPVSCNIPSIVVCKCWNLYLCGQSSTTTSVVAFQRSSRPSRKIYSAPRLLYSNSTVTFCILLSGDVESNPGPGNTQTSSVKVYYQNVRSLKNKMDVYNSDLNAHLIQSNLDIVALTETWLNCNVLDSELSVSNYTLFRRDRDTDKRGGGILMLVNNKFTCNRVERLESDSTEFMWIEIQLKRRISLLVGLFYRPPNATPDVLRRFTSSVEIAMLYYKNSEFLILGDFNLPEINWSSNPYSAPAQSMGEHLLDVLLSSCGLFQCNTYCTRMDKMLDLVICSKNISDKVYTANDIFLSDHSSLRIDFRLNFDVNCSNDNLNRKSIIYNFKALDVNNLCNTLNCVPWSVLIDFEGDLNEALDMFYNLLNAAVNDTVPKIRKRRKLPPWFDNELRSALQLKENEPSPDVPRDYPGLPDYAVDNLSSLSVNQHSVEKALSNIDINKATGIDQISNVVLKGASSSLSYPLCKLFQLSINSGVFPSSWKHANIVPIHKSGPKKLICNYRPISLLPTMSKIFERIVHDGLSSHVANALSPRQHGFVSGRSCQTNLALLLATSYDAINSKKQCDVIYTDFSKAFDSVSHDLLIFKLSKFGLSGSLLRCFFTSGGSGWSRGMDGEVGDKT; from the exons atgGGATTTTCATCCAGAAATCAATGGCTAAGGCCAGTCGATGGATACTCTGAGCCGGTAAGCTGCAACATTCCTAGCATCGTTGTATGTAAATGTTGGAATTTGTATCTATGCGGTCAAAGCAGTACGACTACGAGTGTTGTTGCATTCCAACGTAGCAGCAGACCGTCAAGGAAGATCTACAGTGCACCACGTTTGCTCTATTCTAATTCCACTGTTACATTCTGTATTCTTTTAAGTGGCGATGTTGAATCGAATCCAGGTCCAGGTAATACTCAGACATCTTCAGTTAAGGTATACTATCAAAACGTACGTAGCCTGAAGAATAAAATGGACGTATACAACTCAGATCTGAATGCACACCTAATTCAGAGCAATTTGGATATTGTCGCACTTACGGAAACATGGTTAAACTGCAACGTGCTCGATTCTGAACTTTCCGTTTCTAATTACACTTTATTTCGACGCGATAGAGATACTGATAAACGCGGTGGTGGTATCCTGATGCTAGTGAATAACAAATTTACCTGTAACCGAGTGGAACGCCTAGAAAGTGATTCAACGGAGTTCATGTGGATAGAGATTCAGCTAAAGCGGCGTATTAGCCTACTTGTTGGATTATTCTATAGACCACCAAACGCTACACCCGATGTCCTCCGTCGTTTTACTTCGTCTGTGGAAATCGCTATGCTCTACTACAAAAACAGTGAATTCCTCATTCTAGGAGATTTCAACCTGCCCGAAATTAATTGGAGTAGCAACCCTTATTCTGCTCCAGCTCAGTCCATGGGAGAACACTTACTTGATGTATTGCTTTCTAGCTGTGGCCTATTTCAATGCAATACGTACTGTACAAGAATGGATAAAATGCTTGATCTTGTTATTTGTAGTAAAAACATTTCCGACAAAGTCTATACTGCTAACGATATTTTTTTATCTGACCACTCATCTTTGAGAATTGATTTCCGTTTAAATTTTGATGTTAATTGTAGTAATGATAATTTGAATCGTAAAagtataatttacaattttaaagcaCTTGATGTCAATAATCTATGTAATACTCTTAACTGTGTTCCATGGAGTGTcttaattgattttgaaggtGATTTAAATGAAGCTTTggatatgttttataatttgttaaatgCTGCCGTCAATGACACAGTGCCTAAAATTAGAAAGCGCAGAAAGCTTCCTCCGTGGTTTGACAATGAGTTGAGAAGTGCGCTTCAACTCAAAGAAAA TGAGCCTTCTCCGGACGTTCCCCGGGACTATCCAGGTCTTCCTGACTATGCGGTGGATAACTTAAGTTCTCTGTCTGTGAATCAGCATTCTGTGGAAAAGGCACTTAGTAACATTGATATCAATAAAGCTACTGGCATTGATCAGATTAGTAACGTTGTCTTAAAGGGTGCCTCCTCCTCACTCTCTTATCCGCTTTGCAAATTGTTTCAGCTATCTATTAATTCTGGGGTTTTTCCTTCATCTTGGAAACACGCTAATATTGTCCCAATTCACAAGAGTGGTCCCAAAAAACTAATCTGTAACTATCGTCCTATTTCGTTATTGCCTACTATGTCTAAGATTTTTGAGCGCATTGTGCATGATGGTTTGTCATCACATGTTGCTAATGCTTTAAGTCCTAGGCAGCATGGTTTTGTCTCTGGGAGATCATGTCAAACCAACCtcgcactgcttcttgctaCATCATACGATGCAATTAACAGCAAGAAGCAGTGCGATGTGATTTACACTGATTTCTCTAAGGCTTTTGATTCCGTTTCCCatgatttgcttatttttaaactttcaaaatttGGTTTATCCGGTTCACTGTTAA GATGCTTTTTCACTTCAGGAGGATCTGGATGGTCTCGTGGAATGGACGGAGAAGTGGGGGATAAAACTTAa